A stretch of Episyrphus balteatus chromosome 2, idEpiBalt1.1, whole genome shotgun sequence DNA encodes these proteins:
- the LOC129908418 gene encoding cyclin-T isoform X4 — MAAIISASSGSGNNTSSSSGIPPPPSSSSSGNSSSTSNEVKEKDSIWYFTSEQLANSPSRRHGISPDQELSYRQMTAYLIQEMGQRLQVSQLCINTAIVYMHRFYAFHSFTHFSRNGIASASLFLAAKVEEQPRKLEHVIKASQKCQTQPTTAPPDANYNEQAQDLVFNENVLLQTLGFDVAIDHPHTHVVKTCHLVKGKSCKDLAQTSYFLASNSLHLTSMCLQYRPTVVACFCIYLACKWSRWEIPQSTEGKHWFHYVDKSVTMDLLKQLTDEFIAIYEKSPARLKSKLNSIKALAQGASNRAVSKDKKSQGEDWKMGDMLKLYHSSIPTDTSSNGGGMTMDQQVQQYQQLQQQEQLQQQQQQQQQQQLPPPTSTSSQQSRRSESHSSHHRPHHSSSSHHHSKQILPPSEIGEHKPVIHKQPYPAVSRQRDPSQPYPAVAGHSSSKQMQPPVQPPPPSSSRSSSSQSRPPIAAVSQIPQRPPPQAHDPNYHKSSSSRSSIPAPPQLNPSAAVPNHKMMSKSESSSSSSSRMLHKDPNSRLVDPNKISSSKAYPPTSAQNVGVDMTRSMLQQNVMQQQQQQQLRPYNTQAPNNTQAPQSSSIHPSAYPSRTSSISNSKYDQQLSVQMQQQQQIIHQQQQQQQQQPIIESSYNPQKIIQSSSMQQQHSLQYPRQQVEDPYSKQPPQQPPQMQQQQQGDQMELCSPPKYSQYTSQGFIPTAQQQPPPHQQQQQQQASKQSSIFSPEYMEKVPPSATNNGGSKMGTHKSSSRDSPKKSERSTPKKDKNRPSSSSMMDVNAVMSSSSSSRQHNQPPPGYGKQPKQEQIPVIPPPYGATGYGNVKRPSSSMDIKQEEDLMLRDSKIRKIELNPVSPPPSSLKTSSSSAFPGGTVNGIETNPDLVSSLLKESLCSTSGGFIKTDTLIKSEYQDPMQLFDPTMTTLPEQILQSNPPAAIKEEQVISEVIKMEDQSGDPTKLEKKKKKDKHKHKEKDKSKDKEERKKHKKDKDRHKDRERGNDASESSEPVKIKINLSNASNESSVTGVPPQLGFKIKIPKDRITGDISAPMGGGGGGGAGGMGGGGNYDGSAGASAPPLKIKISKDKLDSSYSSVGNMDQQKVMGGGSIQSMSGYHHQHHGSSGSNSTSGSSSSKKKDRDRDRDREKEKKRSSHDHSKMNGTSSNGGNSMASAYSAAALAASSASNSTNSSSKGQISNKFHAAQF, encoded by the exons ATGGCTGCCATAATAAGCGCATCATCGGGAAGTGGCAATAACACCAGCAGCAGCAGTGGAATCCCACCGCCACCATCATCGTCGAGTAGTGGCAACAGCAGCAGCACGAGCAATGAGGTTAAAGAAAAAGACAGCATTTGGTATTTCACATCAGAGCAACTGGCTAATTCGCCTAGTCGTCGACATGGCATTAGTCCTGACCAGGAGCTCTCTTATCGCCAGATGACTGCTTATCTAATTCAAGAAATGGGTCAACGGTTACAAGT atCACAATTATGTATTAATACAGCAATTGTATATATGCATAGATTCTATGCATTTCATTCATTTACGCACTTTTCACGTAATGGCATTGCATCGGCGAGTTTATTTTTAGCTGCCAAAGTTGAAGAACAACCTCGAAAGCTGGAACATGTGATTAAAGCTTCACAGAAATGCCAAACCCAGCCAACAACAGCACCACCCGATGCTAATTATAATGAACAGGCACAAGATTTGGTATTTAATGAGAATGTACTATTGCAGACTTTGGGATTTGATGTGGCTATAGATCATCCGCATACGCATGTTGTGAAAACATGTCATCTAGTTAAAGGTAAAT CCTGTAAAGACTTGGCTCAAACATCCTACTTCCTAGCGTCGAATAGTTTACATTTAACATCGATGTGCTTGCAGTATAGGCCAACAGTAGTTGCCTGTTTTTGCATTTACTTAGCCTGTAAATGGTCCAGATGGgag atACCTCAATCGACAGAAGGTAAACATTGGTTTCATTATGTCGACAAATCGGTAACCATGGACCTATTGAAGCAATTAACCGATGAGTTTATTGCAATTTATGAAAAGAGTCCAGCCCGACTCAAGTCTAAATTGAATTCAATCAAAGCACTGGCACAAGGTGCCAGCAATAGGGCTGTCAGCAAGGATAAAAAATCTCAAGGCGAGGATTGGAAAATGGGTGATATGTTGAAGCTATATCACTCATCTATTCCAACTGACACATCGTCCAATGGTGGCGGTATGACTATGGATCAGCAAGTGCAACAGTATCAACAGTTGCAACAGCAAGAACAActtcagcaacagcagcagcaacaacaacagcagcagttGCCACCTCCAACGTCTACGTCGTCACAGCAGTCTAGACGATCAGAATCGCATTCTAGTCACCATCGACCACATCATTCCTCCTCGTCGCATCATCATTCCAAGCAAATCTTGCCACCTAGCGAAATAGGAG aacACAAACCGGTTATTCATAAACAACCGTATCCTGCAGTTAGTCGACAACGAGATCCCTCCCAACCATATCCGGCAGTGGCTGGCCACAGTAGTAGTAAACAAATGCAGCCACCTGTACAGCCTCCACCACCAAGCTCATCACGTTCATCAAGTTCACAGAGCCGACCTCCAATAGCAGCGGTCTCGCAAATACCCCAACGACCACCGCCTCAAGCCCACGACCCCAATTACCACAAATCGTCGTCAAGCCGATCCAGTATACCGGCTCCACCTCAACTCAATCCATCTGCTGCCGTTCCCAATCATAAAATGATGTCGAAATCTGAAtcgagcagcagcagcagcagtagaATGCTACACAAGGATCCCAACAGCAGATTGGTCGATCCAAATAAAATCAGTTCGAGCAAAGCGTATCCTCCGACGTCTGCACAAAACGTGGGAGTAGATATGACTCGAAGCATGCTGCAACAGAATGttatgcaacaacaacaacaacagcagctcAGGCCTTACAATACCCAAGCTCCAAACAACACACAAGCACCTCAGTCGTCTTCAATTCATCCCTCAGCATACCCGAGTAGAACTTCTAGCATAAGCAATAGCAAATATGATCAACAATTATCCGTCCAAatgcaacagcaacaacaaataatccaccagcaacaacaacaacaacagcaacaaccaATAATCGAGTCTTCCTATAATCCACAAAAAATCATTCAGTCCTCCTCGATGCAGCAGCAGCATTCGCTGCAATATCCGAGGCAACAAGTGGAGGATCCGTACAGCAAACAGCCACCACAGCAACCTCCACaaatgcaacaacaacaacaaggcGATCAAATGGAGCTCTGCTCGCCACCTAAATATTCTCAATACACATCGCAGGGCTTTATTCCAACAGCTCAACAACAACCGCCGccacatcaacaacaacagcagcaacaggcGTCAAAGCAATCATCAATCTTTAGCCCTGAATACATGGAAAAGGTACCTCCAAGTGCGACGAATAACGGTGGCAGTAAAATGGGAACGCATAAATCATCAAGTCGCGATAGCCCTAAAAAATCCGAACGAAGCACACCAAAAAAAGACAAGAACCGACCATCTTCGTCCTCGATGATGGATGTGAACGCCGTcatgtcatcatcatcatcatcgcgaCAACATAATCAACCACCACCGGGATATGGCAAACAGCCTAAACAAGAACAAATCCCTGTGATACCACCGCCATACGGAGCAACTGGCTACGGAAATGTCAAACGCCCATCCAGCAGTATGGATATAAAACAAGAAGAAGACCTAATGCTTCGTGACTCGAAGATTCGTAAAATAGAACTGAACCCTGTCTCCCCGCCGCCGTCATCACTCAAAACATCATCCTCGTCAGCGTTCCCTGGTGGGACAGTAAATGGAATCGAAACGAATCCTGACTTGGTGAGTAGCCTCCTCAAAGAGAGTCTATGCTCGACGAGTGGCGGCTTCATCAAGACTGACACGCTCATTAAATCCGAATATCAGGATCCAATGCAACTCTTCGATCCGACTATGACAACGTTGCCTGAGCAAATTCTACAGAGTAATCCACCTGCGGCCATTAAAGAAGAACAAGTCATCTCTGAGGTTATCAAAATGGAAGACCAAAGTGGTGACCCAACGAAGTtggagaaaaagaagaagaaggacAAACACAAGCACAAGGAGAAAGACAAGTCCAAGGATAAGGAAGAacgcaaaaaacataaaaaggaCAAAGATCGACACAAAGACCGGGAACGGGGCAATGACGCTTCGGAATCCTCGGAACCGGTTAAAATCAAGATCAATTTATCGAATGCATCGAATGAATCTAGTGTCACTGGTGTACCACCACAGCTaggattcaaaataaaaattcctaAAGACAGGATAACTGGTGATATTAGTGCCCCAATGGGTGGCGGCGGAGGAGGTGGAGCAGGAGGTATGGGCGGAGGAGGGAACTATGATGGATCAGCCGGTGCTTCAGCACCACCACTCAAGATCAAAATTTCCAAAGACAAACTGGACAGTAGCTATAGCAGCGTGGGAAACATGGATCAGCAGAAGGTAATGGGAGGTGGTAGCATTCAGAGCATGAGTGGCtatcatcatcagcatcatgGAAGCAGTGGTAGCAATAGCACCAGTGGTAGTAGTAGCAGTAAAAAGAAGGATCGAGATCGTGATCGTGACCGCGAGAAGGAAAAGAAACGCAGCAGTCATGATCACAGTAAAATGAATGGCACTAGCAGTAATGGTGGCAATTCAATGGCTTCGGCCTATTCTGCAGCAGCATTGGCTGCTTCATCGGCTAGCAATTCGACGAATTCGTCATCAAAGGGACAAATATCAAATAAG tttCATGCAGcgcagttttaa
- the LOC129908418 gene encoding cyclin-T isoform X3: MAAIISASSGSGNNTSSSSGIPPPPSSSSSGNSSSTSNEVKEKDSIWYFTSEQLANSPSRRHGISPDQELSYRQMTAYLIQEMGQRLQVSQLCINTAIVYMHRFYAFHSFTHFSRNGIASASLFLAAKVEEQPRKLEHVIKASQKCQTQPTTAPPDANYNEQAQDLVFNENVLLQTLGFDVAIDHPHTHVVKTCHLVKGKSCKDLAQTSYFLASNSLHLTSMCLQYRPTVVACFCIYLACKWSRWEIPQSTEGKHWFHYVDKSVTMDLLKQLTDEFIAIYEKSPARLKSKLNSIKALAQGASNRAVSKDKKSQGEDWKMGDMLKLYHSSIPTDTSSNGGGMTMDQQVQQYQQLQQQEQLQQQQQQQQQQQLPPPTSTSSQQSRRSESHSSHHRPHHSSSSHHHSKQILPPSEIGEHKPVIHKQPYPAVSRQRDPSQPYPAVAGHSSSKQMQPPVQPPPPSSSRSSSSQSRPPIAAVSQIPQRPPPQAHDPNYHKSSSSRSSIPAPPQLNPSAAVPNHKMMSKSESSSSSSSRMLHKDPNSRLVDPNKISSSKAYPPTSAQNVGVDMTRSMLQQNVMQQQQQQQLRPYNTQAPNNTQAPQSSSIHPSAYPSRTSSISNSKYDQQLSVQMQQQQQIIHQQQQQQQQQPIIESSYNPQKIIQSSSMQQQHSLQYPRQQVEDPYSKQPPQQPPQMQQQQQGDQMELCSPPKYSQYTSQGFIPTAQQQPPPHQQQQQQQASKQSSIFSPEYMEKVPPSATNNGGSKMGTHKSSSRDSPKKSERSTPKKDKNRPSSSSMMDVNAVMSSSSSSRQHNQPPPGYGKQPKQEQIPVIPPPYGATGYGNVKRPSSSMDIKQEEDLMLRDSKIRKIELNPVSPPPSSLKTSSSSAFPGGTVNGIETNPDLVSSLLKESLCSTSGGFIKTDTLIKSEYQDPMQLFDPTMTTLPEQILQSNPPAAIKEEQVISEVIKMEDQSGDPTKLEKKKKKDKHKHKEKDKSKDKEERKKHKKDKDRHKDRERGNDASESSEPVKIKINLSNASNESSVTGVPPQLGFKIKIPKDRITGDISAPMGGGGGGGAGGMGGGGNYDGSAGASAPPLKIKISKDKLDSSYSSVGNMDQQKVMGGGSIQSMSGYHHQHHGSSGSNSTSGSSSSKKKDRDRDRDREKEKKRSSHDHSKMNGTSSNGGNSMASAYSAAALAASSASNSTNSSSKGQISNKLKLLKRKLMKNFRKLK; this comes from the exons ATGGCTGCCATAATAAGCGCATCATCGGGAAGTGGCAATAACACCAGCAGCAGCAGTGGAATCCCACCGCCACCATCATCGTCGAGTAGTGGCAACAGCAGCAGCACGAGCAATGAGGTTAAAGAAAAAGACAGCATTTGGTATTTCACATCAGAGCAACTGGCTAATTCGCCTAGTCGTCGACATGGCATTAGTCCTGACCAGGAGCTCTCTTATCGCCAGATGACTGCTTATCTAATTCAAGAAATGGGTCAACGGTTACAAGT atCACAATTATGTATTAATACAGCAATTGTATATATGCATAGATTCTATGCATTTCATTCATTTACGCACTTTTCACGTAATGGCATTGCATCGGCGAGTTTATTTTTAGCTGCCAAAGTTGAAGAACAACCTCGAAAGCTGGAACATGTGATTAAAGCTTCACAGAAATGCCAAACCCAGCCAACAACAGCACCACCCGATGCTAATTATAATGAACAGGCACAAGATTTGGTATTTAATGAGAATGTACTATTGCAGACTTTGGGATTTGATGTGGCTATAGATCATCCGCATACGCATGTTGTGAAAACATGTCATCTAGTTAAAGGTAAAT CCTGTAAAGACTTGGCTCAAACATCCTACTTCCTAGCGTCGAATAGTTTACATTTAACATCGATGTGCTTGCAGTATAGGCCAACAGTAGTTGCCTGTTTTTGCATTTACTTAGCCTGTAAATGGTCCAGATGGgag atACCTCAATCGACAGAAGGTAAACATTGGTTTCATTATGTCGACAAATCGGTAACCATGGACCTATTGAAGCAATTAACCGATGAGTTTATTGCAATTTATGAAAAGAGTCCAGCCCGACTCAAGTCTAAATTGAATTCAATCAAAGCACTGGCACAAGGTGCCAGCAATAGGGCTGTCAGCAAGGATAAAAAATCTCAAGGCGAGGATTGGAAAATGGGTGATATGTTGAAGCTATATCACTCATCTATTCCAACTGACACATCGTCCAATGGTGGCGGTATGACTATGGATCAGCAAGTGCAACAGTATCAACAGTTGCAACAGCAAGAACAActtcagcaacagcagcagcaacaacaacagcagcagttGCCACCTCCAACGTCTACGTCGTCACAGCAGTCTAGACGATCAGAATCGCATTCTAGTCACCATCGACCACATCATTCCTCCTCGTCGCATCATCATTCCAAGCAAATCTTGCCACCTAGCGAAATAGGAG aacACAAACCGGTTATTCATAAACAACCGTATCCTGCAGTTAGTCGACAACGAGATCCCTCCCAACCATATCCGGCAGTGGCTGGCCACAGTAGTAGTAAACAAATGCAGCCACCTGTACAGCCTCCACCACCAAGCTCATCACGTTCATCAAGTTCACAGAGCCGACCTCCAATAGCAGCGGTCTCGCAAATACCCCAACGACCACCGCCTCAAGCCCACGACCCCAATTACCACAAATCGTCGTCAAGCCGATCCAGTATACCGGCTCCACCTCAACTCAATCCATCTGCTGCCGTTCCCAATCATAAAATGATGTCGAAATCTGAAtcgagcagcagcagcagcagtagaATGCTACACAAGGATCCCAACAGCAGATTGGTCGATCCAAATAAAATCAGTTCGAGCAAAGCGTATCCTCCGACGTCTGCACAAAACGTGGGAGTAGATATGACTCGAAGCATGCTGCAACAGAATGttatgcaacaacaacaacaacagcagctcAGGCCTTACAATACCCAAGCTCCAAACAACACACAAGCACCTCAGTCGTCTTCAATTCATCCCTCAGCATACCCGAGTAGAACTTCTAGCATAAGCAATAGCAAATATGATCAACAATTATCCGTCCAAatgcaacagcaacaacaaataatccaccagcaacaacaacaacaacagcaacaaccaATAATCGAGTCTTCCTATAATCCACAAAAAATCATTCAGTCCTCCTCGATGCAGCAGCAGCATTCGCTGCAATATCCGAGGCAACAAGTGGAGGATCCGTACAGCAAACAGCCACCACAGCAACCTCCACaaatgcaacaacaacaacaaggcGATCAAATGGAGCTCTGCTCGCCACCTAAATATTCTCAATACACATCGCAGGGCTTTATTCCAACAGCTCAACAACAACCGCCGccacatcaacaacaacagcagcaacaggcGTCAAAGCAATCATCAATCTTTAGCCCTGAATACATGGAAAAGGTACCTCCAAGTGCGACGAATAACGGTGGCAGTAAAATGGGAACGCATAAATCATCAAGTCGCGATAGCCCTAAAAAATCCGAACGAAGCACACCAAAAAAAGACAAGAACCGACCATCTTCGTCCTCGATGATGGATGTGAACGCCGTcatgtcatcatcatcatcatcgcgaCAACATAATCAACCACCACCGGGATATGGCAAACAGCCTAAACAAGAACAAATCCCTGTGATACCACCGCCATACGGAGCAACTGGCTACGGAAATGTCAAACGCCCATCCAGCAGTATGGATATAAAACAAGAAGAAGACCTAATGCTTCGTGACTCGAAGATTCGTAAAATAGAACTGAACCCTGTCTCCCCGCCGCCGTCATCACTCAAAACATCATCCTCGTCAGCGTTCCCTGGTGGGACAGTAAATGGAATCGAAACGAATCCTGACTTGGTGAGTAGCCTCCTCAAAGAGAGTCTATGCTCGACGAGTGGCGGCTTCATCAAGACTGACACGCTCATTAAATCCGAATATCAGGATCCAATGCAACTCTTCGATCCGACTATGACAACGTTGCCTGAGCAAATTCTACAGAGTAATCCACCTGCGGCCATTAAAGAAGAACAAGTCATCTCTGAGGTTATCAAAATGGAAGACCAAAGTGGTGACCCAACGAAGTtggagaaaaagaagaagaaggacAAACACAAGCACAAGGAGAAAGACAAGTCCAAGGATAAGGAAGAacgcaaaaaacataaaaaggaCAAAGATCGACACAAAGACCGGGAACGGGGCAATGACGCTTCGGAATCCTCGGAACCGGTTAAAATCAAGATCAATTTATCGAATGCATCGAATGAATCTAGTGTCACTGGTGTACCACCACAGCTaggattcaaaataaaaattcctaAAGACAGGATAACTGGTGATATTAGTGCCCCAATGGGTGGCGGCGGAGGAGGTGGAGCAGGAGGTATGGGCGGAGGAGGGAACTATGATGGATCAGCCGGTGCTTCAGCACCACCACTCAAGATCAAAATTTCCAAAGACAAACTGGACAGTAGCTATAGCAGCGTGGGAAACATGGATCAGCAGAAGGTAATGGGAGGTGGTAGCATTCAGAGCATGAGTGGCtatcatcatcagcatcatgGAAGCAGTGGTAGCAATAGCACCAGTGGTAGTAGTAGCAGTAAAAAGAAGGATCGAGATCGTGATCGTGACCGCGAGAAGGAAAAGAAACGCAGCAGTCATGATCACAGTAAAATGAATGGCACTAGCAGTAATGGTGGCAATTCAATGGCTTCGGCCTATTCTGCAGCAGCATTGGCTGCTTCATCGGCTAGCAATTCGACGAATTCGTCATCAAAGGGACAAATATCAAATAAG ttgaaatTACTAAAGCGAAAACTCATGAAAAACTTCcgaaaattgaaatga